AATTTGGCGGTGAAGAAGACAAGGAACCAGGGGCAGAACTGGAATGCGGATTCTGGTGATGCAATGACATTTGTTCAGCAGTCAATCTATCCATTTTTTCGCATGCTTGTTGTTCTTCCAAAGAAAGCAATGACCTTGGACAGAAGAATAAGTcatctttgaaagatttgCAGATGTTGTTCTTGTATATTATGGAGGAATGATCTATATCTGGCACAACATAATTCTGAGGTGATCTGCTAAAGAGTAGTGGGGGGACAGTATTAGTACTGGCATTTTTATTGAGGTTTGAGTTTGAGCTGGCACCTGCCAAGAACAAGGGCGGGCTTATtggttgttgctgttgagGTTGTTGCAAGAGAGGTGCACTCtgatgctgttgttgttgttgttgttgttgctgttgctgctgttgctgctgttgctgctgcaggtgctgctgttgctgaaGACGATCATATTTGAAATTCTGGAAAGTCAGCGTATCTGGAATGATATTGAAGGTGTTGTTACCTGCAAAATTCATAGGTTCTTGGATACTTGGAGGGGTGTTATAGGGCATCATCTTATGTACGAGAAAAGTAGACATGTATATTGTTTTGGCTGGTAGGATCGGGAATAAACGTCATCATTTCTAGTGGATTGAGATAAAaagcttctttcttttcttttttctattaCTGCAATTAACGGGGGAGCCGGGTTAGGGTTAATGCGGGATGACTATAGCAACATACATACATGGAGCACGTGTATAAGACTTAGTATAAAGGCAAGATA
The DNA window shown above is from Saccharomyces mikatae IFO 1815 strain IFO1815 genome assembly, chromosome: 6 and carries:
- the SMKI06G3370 gene encoding uncharacterized protein (similar to Saccharomyces cerevisiae YMR181C and YPL229W; ancestral locus Anc_6.255), producing MMPYNTPPSIQEPMNFAGNNTFNIIPDTLTFQNFKYDRLQQQQHLQQQQQQQQQQQQQQQQQQHQSAPLLQQPQQQQPISPPLFLAGASSNSNLNKNASTNTVPPLLFSRSPQNYVVPDIDHSSIIYKNNICKSFKDDLFFCPRSLLSLEEQQACEKMDRLTAEQMSLHHQNPHSSSAPGSLSSSPPNSASSIFNSRPKFNPYTSQSFNPLESVQE